One part of the Actinotignum schaalii genome encodes these proteins:
- a CDS encoding NAD(P)/FAD-dependent oxidoreductase, whose protein sequence is MSHNIKGSALPHVVIVGGGFAGIQAARGLREAPVRVTLIDKNPYTTFKPLLFQVASGALNAGDITYNLRALRSKQKNLRFVLGELQHVDTDNKIIELDDERTMAYDYLVLATGVSAAYFGIKGAAEHTLPMYTRDEALQVRDRLYGLLDGMDAAENPGPFRVVVCGAGPTGVETAGAIAELRNFDFETLYPSIDTEQFEIILVDMAPTVLGPFDEKSRNAAHRALEDRGVKVLLNQAVSAVEDNRILVKNTKTEEEEWIDASLIVWSSGVGVPPEVKEWSVPQGARGRIQVNEHFQVEGVDGVFAAGDVAVSGERGLPQLAQPAIQGGRHIAKVISNNLAGRETEPFEYFNKGTMATVGVGFAVTEIPHLPAITGKFSWLMWNALHIQQLQSGREMFATFANLASKYFLFPKRHDVIVGDIHPFSRRARQGTVSASPKLDSEEVEKVGA, encoded by the coding sequence ATGAGTCACAATATTAAAGGAAGTGCGTTACCGCATGTGGTCATCGTCGGCGGTGGCTTTGCCGGTATCCAAGCGGCACGTGGCCTTCGCGAGGCACCCGTGCGGGTAACGCTCATTGATAAGAATCCGTATACCACGTTCAAGCCGCTGCTTTTCCAGGTGGCTTCGGGCGCGCTCAACGCGGGGGATATTACCTACAACCTGCGCGCATTGCGGAGCAAGCAGAAGAATCTGCGTTTCGTGCTCGGGGAGCTCCAGCACGTGGATACGGATAATAAGATCATCGAGCTCGACGACGAGCGCACGATGGCTTATGACTACCTAGTCCTCGCCACCGGTGTGAGCGCTGCTTACTTCGGTATTAAGGGCGCCGCGGAGCACACCTTGCCGATGTACACGCGCGATGAAGCGCTTCAGGTACGCGACCGGCTCTACGGGCTGCTGGATGGCATGGATGCCGCCGAAAATCCCGGGCCTTTCCGGGTGGTTGTGTGCGGGGCGGGCCCCACCGGCGTGGAAACAGCCGGCGCTATTGCCGAACTGCGTAATTTCGATTTCGAGACGCTCTATCCCAGCATCGATACCGAGCAATTTGAGATCATCCTCGTGGATATGGCACCCACGGTTCTCGGGCCTTTCGATGAGAAGAGCCGTAACGCCGCCCACCGCGCTCTCGAAGATCGCGGCGTGAAAGTGCTCCTCAACCAGGCTGTTTCCGCGGTGGAGGACAACCGCATCCTGGTGAAGAACACCAAGACGGAAGAAGAAGAGTGGATTGACGCCTCGCTGATCGTCTGGTCCTCCGGGGTGGGGGTTCCGCCCGAGGTCAAGGAATGGAGCGTGCCGCAAGGTGCGCGCGGGCGCATCCAGGTGAACGAACACTTCCAGGTGGAAGGGGTCGACGGCGTTTTCGCTGCCGGAGACGTTGCTGTGAGCGGCGAACGCGGGCTTCCGCAGCTGGCTCAACCCGCTATCCAGGGCGGGCGGCATATCGCCAAGGTCATTTCCAATAACCTGGCGGGCAGGGAAACCGAGCCTTTCGAGTACTTCAACAAGGGCACCATGGCCACCGTGGGCGTTGGTTTCGCGGTGACCGAAATTCCGCATCTGCCGGCCATTACCGGGAAGTTCTCCTGGCTCATGTGGAATGCCTTGCATATCCAGCAGCTCCAGTCCGGGCGGGAAATGTTCGCGACTTTCGCCAACCTCGCTTCGAAGTACTTCCTCTTCCCGAAGCGCCACGATGTGATCGTGGGGGATATCCACCCCTTCTCGCGGCGGGCGCGCCAGGGTACCGTAAGTGCCTCTCCGAAGCTGGATAGTGAAGAAGTGGAGAAGGTCGGAGCCTAG
- a CDS encoding HAD family hydrolase: MPIHQLGILDASGHITYREREFTRPTNVLFDVDGTLTDASSRVLPENIRALQQLHAAGIPITLATGRIVAGAADILTEAGVPGWVVAEGGSIVWDGHAVVRRHPLGATAYARAIRFAEDHRLGIVVNGSESVVVQSFGAPLYEDVICNASAGREPLRGDVAGLTADTITKLSFSGTETELDRLRELWQEAFPGAVRGHANFVDVVAPGVTKWEGIDLALRARGLDAAHTLGMGDSANDIPWMREIALSCAMPQASAETTAAARWILPAGPAPVADLVAAVLR, from the coding sequence ATGCCGATCCATCAGCTGGGCATATTGGACGCCTCCGGGCACATCACCTATCGCGAACGTGAATTCACCCGCCCCACGAATGTTCTTTTCGACGTGGACGGCACCCTCACGGACGCCAGCTCGCGGGTACTCCCGGAAAATATCCGCGCCCTCCAACAGCTCCATGCCGCCGGCATCCCGATTACCCTGGCGACCGGGCGCATCGTCGCCGGGGCGGCCGATATCCTCACGGAAGCCGGGGTGCCCGGATGGGTGGTGGCCGAAGGCGGCTCCATCGTCTGGGACGGGCACGCGGTAGTGCGTCGCCACCCGCTCGGCGCCACCGCTTACGCGCGCGCCATCCGCTTCGCGGAGGACCACCGCCTTGGCATAGTCGTCAATGGCAGCGAGAGCGTCGTCGTACAAAGCTTTGGGGCGCCCCTGTATGAGGACGTTATTTGCAACGCTTCCGCGGGGCGGGAACCGCTCCGCGGCGACGTCGCCGGCCTTACGGCCGATACCATCACGAAACTCTCTTTCTCCGGAACCGAAACTGAACTGGACCGGCTCCGTGAACTCTGGCAGGAGGCGTTCCCCGGGGCGGTGCGCGGGCACGCGAATTTTGTTGATGTGGTGGCTCCCGGGGTGACCAAGTGGGAAGGAATTGACCTGGCGCTGCGGGCGCGCGGGCTGGACGCGGCGCACACCTTAGGGATGGGGGACTCCGCCAATGACATTCCCTGGATGCGTGAAATCGCGCTGAGCTGCGCAATGCCGCAGGCCAGCGCTGAAACTACGGCCGCGGCTCGCTGGATCCTCCCCGCGGGCCCCGCGCCGGTTGCCGATCTGGTGGCGGCTGTGCTGCGGTGA
- a CDS encoding TetR/AcrR family transcriptional regulator — MTETSKSAQTRKRLLDVAEELFSQFSFDSVSVRKIAGKAGVDASLINHYFGSKEGLFNKVLDRIVQPREAVTHISSLPKERWGYEIVRYADGMWCSPSGKAILALFRRAMASSPNVLHKAAETLLIDRILKHLDSPDRELRISLVLSQMAGIIVARYVLTIEPLASLTTDELVSLVGPTIQRYLTGEL; from the coding sequence ATGACCGAAACGTCCAAGAGCGCCCAGACGCGCAAACGCCTACTGGACGTAGCGGAGGAGCTTTTCTCGCAGTTTTCATTCGACTCTGTTTCGGTACGGAAGATAGCGGGCAAAGCTGGCGTAGACGCATCGTTGATCAATCACTACTTTGGCTCGAAGGAAGGGCTGTTCAACAAGGTTCTGGATCGTATTGTCCAGCCGCGAGAAGCCGTCACGCATATTAGCAGCTTGCCCAAGGAGCGATGGGGATACGAAATTGTGCGTTACGCAGACGGAATGTGGTGCTCCCCGTCAGGAAAAGCCATTCTTGCGTTGTTTCGACGGGCAATGGCAAGCAGTCCAAATGTGCTACACAAGGCGGCGGAGACGCTATTAATAGACCGCATCCTCAAGCACCTCGATAGCCCCGACCGCGAACTGCGCATCTCGCTGGTGCTCAGTCAGATGGCGGGAATCATAGTTGCGCGGTACGTCCTCACAATCGAACCTCTTGCCAGTTTGACTACCGACGAACTCGTATCTCTCGTTGGCCCTACGATTCAGCGCTATCTCACCGGTGAACTGTAG
- a CDS encoding ABC transporter permease: MSVTPAVRKPSPFATVARIICQLKADPRTVGLILVVPALLLTLLYFVFVDVPVAPGHTPLFHTVGPVMLAVLPMLLMFIVTSVVMLRERTSGTLERVLTTPLSRWNLIASYGAVFGFLSVAQSLILAVLVLGPMGVELSGPWWGLITVALLDGLFGVASGLLASAFARTEFQAVQFMPVFVAPQIFLCGLFVQNEHMPAVLAKAADVLPMTWAVDVVRQTLESSSLSSDSWLRIGLLAGVILLALLLASATMRRSTK, translated from the coding sequence ATGAGTGTCACCCCAGCCGTTCGCAAGCCTTCGCCATTCGCAACCGTTGCTCGTATTATTTGCCAGTTGAAGGCCGATCCCCGCACCGTCGGCCTGATCCTAGTGGTGCCCGCTCTGCTGCTGACGCTGCTCTATTTCGTATTTGTTGATGTGCCCGTTGCCCCCGGCCATACGCCGCTATTCCATACGGTTGGTCCCGTGATGCTCGCGGTGTTGCCGATGCTGCTGATGTTCATCGTCACCTCGGTGGTCATGCTGCGTGAGCGGACATCCGGTACGCTCGAGCGCGTCCTCACCACCCCACTGAGCCGATGGAATCTGATTGCGTCGTACGGTGCCGTGTTTGGGTTCTTATCCGTTGCCCAGTCGTTAATCCTCGCGGTTCTAGTTTTGGGGCCGATGGGTGTGGAACTCTCGGGGCCGTGGTGGGGGCTCATCACAGTGGCGCTACTTGACGGCCTGTTCGGTGTCGCCTCTGGTTTGTTGGCAAGCGCCTTCGCTCGCACGGAGTTTCAAGCCGTGCAGTTCATGCCTGTTTTCGTTGCCCCTCAGATCTTCCTTTGCGGTCTCTTCGTACAAAATGAACACATGCCTGCCGTCCTGGCCAAGGCCGCCGATGTGCTCCCGATGACGTGGGCTGTTGATGTGGTCCGGCAGACTCTGGAATCCAGCTCGCTGTCCTCCGATTCGTGGCTTCGTATCGGACTCTTAGCTGGAGTCATCCTCCTTGCTTTATTGCTTGCCTCCGCAACCATGCGAAGGAGTACGAAATGA
- a CDS encoding ABC transporter ATP-binding protein, translating into MLGRPPIKNSAGYKRKAVAHTGGNKALSQPLLSLFCGGNVLYMRNSTGVESVLRVRNLHVRRGTTPVLRGLNCDLVRGSITGLLGPSGCGKTTLMRAILGVQQITSGSIDILGLPAGAKALRHKVAYTSQSLSIYPDISVHDNVAYFGRLVGASSADVAQAINRVQLNDYASRPITKLSGGQANRASLACALVGHPEVLVLDEPAVGLDPITRQELWEVFRGFAAEGVTLLISSHVMDEASHCDEVLFMREGEFLAQESIDSVQARTGTDNPEEAFLALIKESE; encoded by the coding sequence ATGCTCGGCAGGCCTCCTATCAAGAACAGCGCCGGGTATAAGCGCAAAGCTGTTGCACATACCGGTGGTAACAAAGCACTCTCCCAACCGTTGCTTTCCCTATTTTGTGGGGGTAATGTCTTGTACATGAGAAATTCAACAGGTGTTGAATCCGTGTTGAGGGTACGGAATCTACATGTTCGTCGCGGTACAACCCCGGTTTTACGGGGTCTGAATTGTGACTTGGTGCGGGGATCTATCACCGGCCTTTTAGGTCCCTCCGGGTGCGGTAAAACTACGCTGATGCGCGCAATCCTGGGCGTGCAGCAGATCACTAGTGGTTCAATAGATATTCTTGGGCTTCCTGCGGGAGCAAAGGCCCTGCGGCACAAAGTGGCATACACGAGCCAATCACTGTCGATATATCCAGATATTAGCGTTCACGATAATGTCGCGTACTTCGGTAGATTGGTTGGGGCCAGCAGCGCCGATGTCGCGCAGGCTATCAACCGTGTGCAGTTGAACGATTATGCCTCCCGGCCAATCACAAAGTTGTCTGGAGGCCAGGCGAACCGCGCTTCCTTGGCTTGTGCTTTGGTTGGCCACCCGGAGGTACTCGTGCTCGACGAACCCGCCGTTGGCCTTGACCCGATTACCCGCCAGGAGCTGTGGGAAGTGTTCCGCGGTTTTGCTGCCGAAGGGGTTACTTTGCTTATATCTAGTCACGTCATGGACGAAGCCTCGCATTGCGATGAAGTGCTGTTCATGCGCGAGGGCGAGTTCTTGGCACAGGAATCTATCGACTCGGTTCAAGCTCGCACCGGCACCGATAATCCGGAGGAAGCTTTTCTCGCCCTCATTAAGGAGTCAGAATGA
- a CDS encoding histidine phosphatase family protein, with translation MSADRILLWRHGQTDYNLAWRIQGSTDIPLNAVGLGQARYVAPYIAAAGPARFVASPLQRAYATALEAAKLVGLEVATDARLEERCFGLFEGLTRTEIAERYPHEFAQWRAGEEPVGVGVETKEHVGARVAAAISEASADMDGGLLVVTAHGAAITCGLGVLLGCGAQWQGLGGLDNCHWAMLQRRKNAESQWRLTGFNRFLADEHDPVKNFEVEGPEG, from the coding sequence ATGAGTGCAGATCGCATCCTGCTCTGGCGCCACGGGCAAACTGATTACAACCTCGCCTGGCGAATCCAGGGCTCCACAGATATCCCCCTTAATGCGGTAGGCCTGGGCCAGGCACGTTACGTGGCTCCCTATATCGCCGCTGCTGGCCCGGCGCGTTTCGTGGCATCCCCGCTACAGCGCGCCTACGCCACCGCTCTTGAGGCCGCCAAACTGGTAGGCCTCGAGGTGGCAACCGATGCGCGTTTAGAAGAACGCTGTTTCGGGCTCTTCGAGGGCTTGACCCGCACCGAGATTGCCGAACGCTACCCGCACGAATTCGCGCAGTGGCGGGCGGGGGAGGAACCCGTAGGTGTGGGCGTGGAAACAAAGGAACACGTGGGCGCACGCGTGGCCGCCGCGATTAGCGAAGCCAGCGCGGATATGGACGGTGGCCTGCTAGTGGTAACCGCGCACGGCGCAGCGATCACTTGCGGACTCGGGGTGCTCCTCGGGTGCGGGGCGCAATGGCAGGGCCTGGGCGGCTTGGATAACTGCCACTGGGCCATGCTGCAGCGGCGCAAGAACGCGGAGTCGCAATGGCGCCTCACCGGCTTTAATCGTTTCCTCGCCGATGAGCACGATCCGGTGAAAAACTTTGAGGTGGAAGGACCGGAAGGCTAA
- the rsfS gene encoding ribosome silencing factor — MTASDRAIELARIGAAAAAEVKATSIEALDVGERFAISDVFLIISGDSEPKVRAIVDRVEEKLDDAGGQRLRREGLTFDPRWVLLDYGELIVHIQRDEDRDDYALARLWADCPHVDLQLDDEAVIAGAQAPAVPDHASESEESEEPEEPGDSRDSEADGAAEVDA, encoded by the coding sequence GTGACAGCTTCGGACCGCGCGATTGAGCTCGCCCGTATTGGAGCCGCGGCAGCGGCAGAGGTGAAAGCAACATCGATTGAAGCTCTCGACGTTGGTGAGCGTTTCGCCATTTCCGATGTGTTCCTTATTATCTCCGGTGATTCGGAGCCGAAAGTGCGCGCCATCGTGGATCGCGTGGAGGAGAAGCTCGACGACGCCGGCGGGCAGCGCCTGCGCCGCGAAGGACTCACCTTCGACCCGCGCTGGGTGCTCCTGGATTACGGCGAACTCATCGTGCATATTCAGCGCGATGAGGACCGTGATGATTACGCCCTCGCGCGCCTGTGGGCTGATTGCCCGCATGTGGATCTCCAGCTTGATGATGAAGCTGTAATTGCCGGGGCGCAGGCGCCCGCGGTGCCAGATCACGCCTCGGAATCTGAGGAATCCGAGGAACCAGAGGAACCCGGGGACTCCAGGGACTCTGAGGCAGACGGTGCCGCTGAGGTAGATGCATGA
- the nadD gene encoding nicotinate-nucleotide adenylyltransferase, translating to MSDKDEPVQIPFDERKHRRRRIGVMGGTFDPIHHGHLVAASEVQHRFGLDEVVFVPTGRPAFKQGQHVSPAEHRYLMAVIATASNTRFTVSRVDIERRGLTYTVDTLRDLREVYPDADLYFITGADVIPEILRWKNAEELWGMARFIGVTRPGHNIDVSALPKHAVEIVEVPAMAISSTDVRERVKAHEPIWYLVPEGVVQHIRKYKLYAQREAPGKLDKGQSCREEKK from the coding sequence ATGTCCGATAAAGACGAACCGGTGCAAATTCCTTTCGACGAACGCAAGCACCGGCGTCGGCGGATCGGGGTGATGGGCGGAACTTTCGACCCGATTCACCACGGCCACCTGGTGGCAGCCTCGGAAGTGCAGCATCGTTTCGGGCTGGATGAGGTGGTTTTCGTGCCCACCGGCCGCCCGGCTTTCAAGCAGGGGCAGCACGTGAGCCCGGCCGAACACCGTTACCTCATGGCGGTTATTGCCACCGCCTCGAATACTCGCTTTACGGTATCGCGGGTGGATATTGAGCGGCGCGGCCTGACCTACACCGTGGATACCCTGCGGGATTTGCGTGAGGTCTACCCGGATGCGGATCTGTACTTCATTACCGGGGCGGATGTTATTCCGGAGATTTTGCGCTGGAAGAACGCCGAGGAACTGTGGGGGATGGCGCGTTTTATCGGGGTGACGCGACCCGGGCACAATATTGACGTGTCCGCGCTGCCCAAACACGCCGTGGAAATTGTGGAGGTTCCCGCCATGGCGATTTCCTCCACGGATGTGCGCGAGCGGGTGAAAGCCCACGAGCCCATCTGGTATTTGGTGCCCGAAGGCGTGGTGCAGCATATTAGAAAATACAAACTTTATGCCCAGCGCGAGGCACCGGGTAAACTTGACAAAGGACAGTCGTGCCGAGAGGAGAAGAAATGA
- a CDS encoding glutamate-5-semialdehyde dehydrogenase translates to MTATLTEGVADVARRARQAARSLRGAQTTSKNDALRRIAAILRSETARIVEANAQDVAREESRLSPGMIDRLLLTAERIEGIAQAVEHVVGLADPVGEVVRGSRLANGMRLRQVRVPMGVIGMIYEARPNVTVDAATLALKAGSAVILRGGSAAIRTNEVLVELMRQAVTEAGFPADCVQTIDAFGRAGAVELMKLRGLVDLVIPRGGAGLIQTVVRESLVPVIETGVGNNHVYVDASADVERASAVVVNSKTHRPSVCNAAETLLVHADIAPQFMPRILHELHERGVTLHCDAAAQSFAGDIPTQAATEEDWETEYLALDMAVAVVPDIEAALAHIARYSSGHTEAIVAEDQRAINRFTSEVDCAAVMVNASTRFTDGGEFGLGVEIGISTQKLHARGPMGLEEMTTTTWIAEGEGHVR, encoded by the coding sequence ATGACCGCAACGTTAACCGAGGGCGTGGCCGATGTGGCCCGCCGCGCGCGCCAGGCGGCGCGTTCTTTGCGGGGGGCGCAAACCACGTCAAAAAATGACGCCCTTCGCCGTATCGCCGCGATTTTGCGCAGCGAAACCGCCCGTATTGTGGAGGCGAATGCCCAGGATGTAGCCCGGGAAGAAAGCCGGCTTTCCCCGGGCATGATTGATCGCCTCCTCCTGACTGCCGAGCGCATCGAAGGGATTGCCCAGGCGGTAGAACACGTGGTGGGCTTGGCTGACCCGGTGGGTGAAGTGGTACGCGGTTCGCGCTTAGCTAACGGGATGCGTTTGCGGCAAGTCCGGGTACCCATGGGCGTAATCGGGATGATTTATGAAGCCCGCCCCAATGTGACGGTCGATGCGGCCACCCTGGCCCTCAAAGCCGGTTCCGCGGTGATTTTGCGCGGGGGGAGCGCCGCCATCCGCACCAACGAAGTGCTGGTCGAACTCATGCGCCAGGCTGTAACTGAGGCCGGATTCCCGGCCGACTGTGTGCAGACCATCGATGCTTTCGGGCGCGCAGGCGCCGTCGAACTGATGAAATTGCGCGGCCTGGTGGACCTTGTTATTCCGCGTGGGGGCGCCGGCCTTATTCAGACGGTCGTGCGCGAATCCCTGGTTCCCGTGATCGAAACCGGGGTGGGCAATAATCACGTGTACGTGGATGCCAGCGCGGATGTGGAGCGGGCTAGCGCCGTCGTCGTTAATTCGAAAACGCATCGGCCGAGCGTCTGCAATGCGGCTGAAACACTTCTGGTCCACGCGGATATTGCACCGCAATTTATGCCGCGGATTCTGCACGAACTTCATGAGCGCGGCGTGACCTTGCATTGCGATGCGGCCGCGCAGAGCTTCGCGGGGGATATTCCCACGCAGGCCGCAACGGAAGAAGATTGGGAAACGGAATATTTGGCGCTGGACATGGCCGTCGCGGTAGTGCCTGATATTGAGGCGGCGCTCGCGCATATCGCCCGCTATTCGAGCGGTCATACCGAAGCTATTGTGGCTGAGGACCAGCGTGCCATTAATCGTTTCACCTCCGAGGTGGATTGCGCCGCGGTCATGGTTAATGCCTCGACGCGTTTCACGGACGGCGGCGAATTTGGGCTGGGCGTGGAAATTGGTATTTCCACCCAAAAATTGCATGCGCGCGGGCCCATGGGGCTGGAAGAAATGACCACGACAACGTGGATTGCAGAGGGCGAGGGGCATGTCCGATAA
- the trxA gene encoding thioredoxin, producing MATVTVTAENFNDTVHEGIVLLDFWASWCGPCRAFSPIYEKASEKHPDITFGKVSTEDSPELAAHFQIQAIPTIMAFRDGIRVFEQAGALPAGPLEDLIGQVKELDMDEVRARLAAHEAEESAKQAE from the coding sequence ATGGCAACCGTTACTGTCACCGCGGAGAACTTCAACGATACCGTGCATGAAGGCATTGTCCTGCTGGATTTCTGGGCGAGCTGGTGCGGTCCGTGCCGTGCTTTCAGCCCTATTTACGAGAAGGCTTCTGAAAAGCACCCCGATATTACTTTCGGCAAGGTGAGCACCGAGGATAGCCCGGAGCTCGCCGCGCACTTCCAGATTCAGGCGATTCCCACCATTATGGCTTTCCGGGATGGCATCCGCGTCTTTGAGCAGGCCGGGGCACTGCCGGCCGGCCCGCTGGAGGATCTCATCGGGCAGGTCAAGGAGTTGGATATGGATGAGGTTCGCGCTCGTCTTGCCGCTCACGAAGCTGAGGAATCCGCGAAGCAGGCTGAGTAA
- the proB gene encoding glutamate 5-kinase: MSGTSSAPLTRRDCLENSRRIVIKVGSSSLTGPDGALHQETLDLLVNTIAEVHARGVDVVLVSSGAVAAGIGPLKLGRPRSLREKQAAAMVGQSRLMAAYEERFEAHDISVGQVLLTASDVTNRRHYANALTAMRTLLRLRVVPIVNENDAVATDELRFGDNDRLAALTAHLVGAGTLILLTDVDGLYTKPPSEPGSTRITEVTSEDDLAGLRITGRGSAVGTGGMRTKVAAAELATSGGVGVILTHVDNVQRAVAGDNVGTWFVPSTRHVSARGRWMEFAARARGRVTLDDGAVAAITGNHASLLPVGVIGISGRFAAGDIVELCDGHGEVIARGLSAYSVEELIELVGSTRARGKKPVVHANDIVLLGSWRVFPAGVPCAAGGRVPH; the protein is encoded by the coding sequence GTGTCCGGTACCTCATCCGCCCCGCTGACCCGGCGTGACTGCCTTGAGAACTCCCGTCGAATAGTCATCAAAGTTGGTTCCTCCTCCTTGACCGGGCCGGACGGTGCCCTGCACCAGGAAACCCTCGATCTTCTTGTTAATACCATCGCGGAGGTGCACGCCCGCGGGGTGGATGTGGTGCTGGTATCCTCCGGCGCGGTAGCAGCCGGCATCGGCCCGCTCAAATTGGGCCGCCCGCGTTCCCTGCGGGAAAAGCAGGCCGCGGCCATGGTGGGCCAGTCCCGCCTCATGGCCGCTTACGAAGAACGTTTCGAAGCGCACGATATCAGCGTGGGCCAGGTGCTCCTCACCGCCTCCGACGTCACCAACCGGCGCCACTACGCCAATGCGCTCACGGCCATGCGCACGCTCTTACGTTTACGGGTGGTTCCGATTGTTAATGAGAACGACGCCGTTGCCACCGACGAATTGCGCTTCGGTGACAATGACCGGTTAGCCGCGCTCACCGCCCATTTGGTGGGGGCCGGCACCCTGATATTGCTTACCGATGTGGATGGCCTGTACACCAAACCACCGAGCGAACCGGGGTCCACCCGTATTACCGAGGTGACCAGCGAAGATGACCTGGCAGGCCTGCGGATTACCGGGCGCGGCTCGGCGGTGGGAACCGGGGGCATGCGCACCAAAGTAGCCGCGGCCGAGTTAGCTACTTCGGGCGGGGTCGGGGTGATTCTCACCCATGTCGATAACGTGCAGCGCGCCGTGGCCGGGGACAACGTGGGAACCTGGTTTGTGCCGAGTACAAGGCATGTATCCGCGCGCGGGCGCTGGATGGAATTCGCGGCGCGGGCCCGCGGCCGGGTCACTTTGGACGACGGCGCCGTCGCGGCCATCACCGGCAATCACGCATCCCTGCTCCCGGTGGGAGTCATCGGGATCTCGGGCCGTTTCGCCGCCGGGGATATCGTGGAATTGTGCGATGGGCACGGCGAGGTTATCGCCCGGGGCCTGAGTGCCTACAGCGTCGAGGAACTTATTGAGCTGGTCGGCAGCACTCGGGCGCGCGGAAAGAAGCCGGTGGTGCACGCGAACGATATCGTGCTGCTGGGTTCGTGGCGGGTTTTTCCTGCCGGGGTGCCTTGCGCAGCGGGCGGGCGTGTTCCGCACTAA
- the obgE gene encoding GTPase ObgE has protein sequence MASFVDKVTLHLRAGNGGNGCVSVRREKYKPLGGPDGANGGHGGSIIFEVDSQESTLMDYHHTPHRSAENGQPGAGDNQRGKNGADLVLKVPAGTVVKNSEGDVLADLVNPGDSFEVARGGVGGLGNAALASPRRKAPGFALLGEAGEELDVVLELKSVADVALVGFPSAGKSSLIAAMSAARPKIADYPFTTLVPNLGVVTAGEERYTIADVPGLIPGASEGRGLGLEFLRHIERCAVIAHVIDCATLEPGRDPLTDLDTLEHELARYAANIPPTEGQLPLTERPRVVILNKIDVPDARELAEFVTPELRERGLDVFAISTASHEGLRELSFYLARVVREEKANREVTETVRPVLHLTRERDDRFTIVKRRDGMQEFWNVRGRQPERWVGQTDFANDEAVGYLGERLHRLGIEDELARLGAVPGDMVVIGPPQTGFVFDWEPTVAAVAEIYGPRGRDIRVEAERSRPTRREKRADFYERMDAKEEARQELRSEREAGIWTDPQAGTPEGD, from the coding sequence GTGGCCTCGTTCGTCGATAAAGTGACCTTGCACCTGCGCGCCGGCAACGGCGGAAACGGGTGCGTTTCGGTGCGCCGGGAGAAGTACAAGCCTCTCGGAGGGCCCGACGGCGCCAACGGCGGCCACGGGGGCTCCATCATCTTTGAGGTCGATTCCCAAGAATCGACCCTCATGGACTACCACCACACCCCGCACCGCAGCGCCGAAAACGGCCAGCCCGGCGCCGGTGACAACCAACGCGGCAAGAACGGCGCGGATCTGGTACTCAAAGTCCCCGCCGGAACCGTGGTGAAAAACAGCGAAGGTGATGTGCTCGCGGATCTGGTGAACCCCGGGGATTCCTTCGAAGTGGCGCGCGGCGGCGTGGGCGGTCTGGGGAATGCTGCCCTGGCCTCCCCGCGGCGCAAAGCGCCCGGCTTCGCCCTGCTCGGGGAAGCCGGTGAGGAACTCGATGTTGTTCTCGAATTGAAATCGGTGGCCGATGTGGCGCTGGTGGGCTTCCCCTCCGCCGGGAAATCCTCCCTCATTGCGGCCATGTCCGCTGCCCGCCCGAAAATCGCCGACTATCCTTTCACCACCCTCGTCCCGAACCTCGGCGTGGTCACCGCCGGGGAGGAACGTTACACCATTGCCGATGTGCCCGGCCTCATTCCAGGAGCTTCGGAAGGGCGCGGGCTCGGCCTGGAGTTCCTCCGCCATATCGAGCGTTGCGCGGTGATCGCCCACGTGATTGATTGCGCCACCCTGGAACCGGGGCGCGATCCGCTCACCGATCTGGACACGCTGGAACACGAACTGGCCCGGTACGCGGCGAATATTCCGCCCACCGAAGGCCAGCTTCCCCTCACCGAGCGCCCGCGGGTGGTCATCCTCAATAAAATCGACGTTCCGGACGCGCGGGAACTCGCCGAATTTGTGACCCCGGAGCTGCGCGAACGCGGCCTGGATGTTTTCGCTATCTCCACCGCGAGCCACGAAGGCCTGCGCGAACTCTCCTTCTACCTGGCGCGGGTGGTGCGCGAAGAGAAGGCGAATCGTGAGGTTACCGAAACGGTGCGCCCGGTGCTGCATCTCACTCGCGAACGCGATGACCGTTTCACCATCGTCAAGCGGCGCGACGGCATGCAGGAGTTCTGGAATGTGCGCGGGCGCCAGCCAGAACGCTGGGTGGGGCAAACGGACTTCGCCAATGATGAAGCGGTCGGGTACCTCGGCGAGCGCCTCCACCGCCTGGGCATTGAAGATGAACTGGCCCGCCTGGGTGCGGTGCCGGGCGATATGGTGGTTATTGGTCCGCCGCAGACCGGCTTCGTTTTCGATTGGGAACCGACCGTTGCCGCCGTCGCCGAAATTTACGGGCCGCGCGGGCGGGATATCCGGGTGGAAGCCGAACGCTCGCGCCCCACCCGCCGCGAAAAGCGCGCCGATTTTTACGAGCGTATGGATGCCAAAGAGGAAGCCCGCCAGGAATTGCGTTCCGAGCGGGAGGCCGGCATATGGACGGACCCGCAGGCAGGCACCCCGGAAGGGGACTAA